TATACTAATTTATTTAATTTGAAATTATATTTATGGAGTTTATATTATGATTGTAAAAGATTGGTGTTCCTATTGCGGTTGCTGCGCAGGTGTCTGTGTAAGAAACTGCATAGAAGTGAAAGAAACCGCTTTGGTTTTTGATGATAACTGTAATAACTGTGGAATTTGTGTTGATGCCTGTCCTTTAGCGGCATTGGAAATGGAAGAGGAATAGGAAGGTCGATAACATGATTAAGACTGATGTATTGGTTATTGGTGCAGGACCTGCTGGTTCCACTGCAGCAAGATTCGCTGCAAAAGGCGGAGCAAAAGTAATTCTCATGGATAAAAAATCCGAAATAGGCGCTCCTAAAAGATGTGCTGAAGGTGTTTCCAAAAGGACTTTTGAAATCTTGGAGCTTGAAGCGGACCCTCATTGGATCACCCAGGAAATTGAAGGAATAAGATTAATAGCTCCGGATGGAACCGATGTATGGCTTACCAACGATGTAGTTGAATTGCCTGAAGCAGGTTACATCCTCGAGAGAAAAG
The DNA window shown above is from Methanobrevibacter sp. and carries:
- a CDS encoding 4Fe-4S binding protein, producing MIVKDWCSYCGCCAGVCVRNCIEVKETALVFDDNCNNCGICVDACPLAALEMEEE